Part of the Desulfatirhabdium butyrativorans DSM 18734 genome, GCACACCCCATCCAAGCGGAATCCACCGAATCTGCGGAAGCACATTGGGCACGACATTCACCATCGATGTATAAAGAGCCGCCAGGTACGGCAAAGCCTGAATCCCCAGCGCACCAACCCACACCATCATTTCCGGGTTATCCGTCCCGAATTTCAGGACAATGCCGATCGCCGCAAGTATTGTCCCCAACAGCATCAGCGCTTCTTCCCATGCCATCAGCAGTCCTTTGACAATGGCTTGCTGATTTTCACATTTGGGCGTTCGCAAAAAAGGCTGATTCTTTCGGATAAATCCTGCGATGATGGCCCTTCCGATCGTGTGGCTCAGGGCCATGCCCGCAATGGCAGCCCCGATCCGCTGCTTGAACGTACAACCGACTCTTGCCTTGTACAACCATATAAAATGAAGCAGCCGGAACAGAAAGACGCCGATCGCCGGAAAAAGCAGCAGATAAAGCGGCTGGCCGAAGATCCAGGGCATGGTCAGCATCCCGAGCACCCACAACAATCCCGTTCCGGTGATGATGACATTTAGAGCATCCCCAAACCAGGGAAGCCAACCCGTCGCAAAATGAAACTTCTGTCCAACGCTCAGACCAGACTCCCGATTCCAGGGAAGGAACAGCCGCCAGTGATGCCGGATGATCTGAACCGCGCCAAAAGCCCAGCGGAACCGTTGCCGCTTATATCCGGCGAAAGAATCAGGCGTAAGCCCCTTGCCGAAACTCTCATTGACATAAACGGATTCATACCCGGCGTTCATCAGCCGGAGTCCCAGTTCCGAATCTTCGCAGATACACCATTCCCCCCAGCGGCCGACCTGCTCGAGAGAAGCTTTCCGGATCAAGGTCATGGTGCCATGCTGAATGATGGCATCCCGTTCGTTCCGGTGCACCATACCGATCTGGAAAAATCCGGAATATTCCCAGTTCAGCATTTCCTTGAACAGGCTGCCTTCCCATTGCCGATGGTCCTGGGGTGCCTGGACAAAACCGACCGTCGATTTGTCGAAATAGGGCACCAATGACTTCAGCCAGTCGGGCCGCACGACATAATCGCTGTCGATCACGCCGACAATCTCGGCATCCGATGCCGTAACGCTCAACCCGAAATTCAGGGCGCCGGCCTTGTATCCCGGCCACTTGCCGAGATGAAAGAAGCGGAATTTTCCACCCAGACCGATGCAATAATCCCGCACGGGCTCCCAGATGGCCGGATCCATCGTATTGTTGTCGATGACAAGCACTTCATAATTCGGGTAATCAAGCCGGTTCAGACTGTCGAGGGTCTGAAACACCATTTCCGGCGGTTCGTTACAGATGGCCAGGTGCAGGGATACCTTCGGCCAATTCTGCCGATGGGGTTCCGGGATCAGCGGTGTGAAAAATCGTTTCAGACCCTGCGGGAAGAGCATTTCACTCATTTCGAACCCGTTGATCATGACAATCGCCAGAAGTCCTGCCTGAAGCGGCATCAGAAGCGCCCAAACCACCCGCTCCAGGGTCAGCAATTCGGTATGAACCGGTATAAACAAAATCCACACGGCTGCGCAGACAACCCCTTGCAAAACCAGGGAAAACAGCATCCGGGCATTTGCGGGCTGATCCGGTTTTCGTTTGAGGTACCACAGCAGCGGTCCCATTGCCAGCAGCATCGACAGGAAAAATTCGATCGGAATGGGGTGATACGGTGCAAGGGGCCCTTCAAGCGCCAGCTTGAAGTGACGATCCTTATCGAAAATGCCCCAATGTGCTCCCATAACCCCTTCCAGCGGCACTTTCCAGGACTGATCGAAGGCCTCCATGATAAAATAATCCATATCACGGGCTTCAGCCGTATTCAGAAACTGGCGCAGGAACAATGCTTCGTTCACCCGGCTGGGTTTTGCCGGCCCTCGCCGCTCCCCCAGACTCGGCCAGCCCACCTCAGCCAGGAGCACGTGCTTGTCGGGAAATGCGCGCTGCACCTGGTTGTACCGTTCCAGCACCCAGTTGACGGCCTGATCGATGGGAACACGCTCCCAGTAAGGCAGGACGTGGATGGCGATATAATCGACATTTTTGGCCAGCTCCGGATAATTGATCCAGACATGCCAGGGTTCTGCACTGCTGACAGGACATTTGACCTTGGCGCGAACCCTCTGGAGGTATTCGATCAGCTGCTCCGGGGTCAGATCGCCCCGGAGAACAGCTTCGTTTCCGACAATCACCCGCTTGATGGTTGATGTATAAATGTTGGCGTTTCGAATCAGGTTGGCAATTTCCCGATCGTTCTTCTCCAGATCCTGGTCCAGCCACGCTCCGGCGGTTACACCAAAACCATATCGTGCAGCCATTCCGGGGATGTTTTCAAAACCATCCATGGAAGAGTATGTGCGGACATTCCGGACTACCCCTTTCAGCACCCTGAGGTCCTGATCGATCTCGTCGGCCGAGGGATAAATCTTTTTCATGGCGTCCTGGCCCTCCTGGTAGGGGCTGAAAGAAACGCCGCGAATTCTACCGGACCAGTCAGGCGCATCGGGTACTTTTCTATTGAATCCCACCCAAAGGGCAAGATTCACCACAACAGCAGTGATCAAAATATACCAAGTCGTTTTCTTCATCGATGGATTTCCCCAAATAGGGTTGCCTGGAAAATGGCTCGTCTCGAGGCCACCGTTTGGCCCCGAAAAAACGCCGAAAGCCACTTTCAAAATCAGCTATTATTAATACAGCACCTGCCAATAGTCAAGAAAGTTCAAGATGACAATCGCTCGCTGATTTTCTCGTTTCACCAACATATCGACACAGTTTTTCTTCCACTTGTCAGCAAAGACTCCCGAACTCGATCC contains:
- a CDS encoding glycosyltransferase; amino-acid sequence: MKKIYPSADEIDQDLRVLKGVVRNVRTYSSMDGFENIPGMAARYGFGVTAGAWLDQDLEKNDREIANLIRNANIYTSTIKRVIVGNEAVLRGDLTPEQLIEYLQRVRAKVKCPVSSAEPWHVWINYPELAKNVDYIAIHVLPYWERVPIDQAVNWVLERYNQVQRAFPDKHVLLAEVGWPSLGERRGPAKPSRVNEALFLRQFLNTAEARDMDYFIMEAFDQSWKVPLEGVMGAHWGIFDKDRHFKLALEGPLAPYHPIPIEFFLSMLLAMGPLLWYLKRKPDQPANARMLFSLVLQGVVCAAVWILFIPVHTELLTLERVVWALLMPLQAGLLAIVMINGFEMSEMLFPQGLKRFFTPLIPEPHRQNWPKVSLHLAICNEPPEMVFQTLDSLNRLDYPNYEVLVIDNNTMDPAIWEPVRDYCIGLGGKFRFFHLGKWPGYKAGALNFGLSVTASDAEIVGVIDSDYVVRPDWLKSLVPYFDKSTVGFVQAPQDHRQWEGSLFKEMLNWEYSGFFQIGMVHRNERDAIIQHGTMTLIRKASLEQVGRWGEWCICEDSELGLRLMNAGYESVYVNESFGKGLTPDSFAGYKRQRFRWAFGAVQIIRHHWRLFLPWNRESGLSVGQKFHFATGWLPWFGDALNVIITGTGLLWVLGMLTMPWIFGQPLYLLLFPAIGVFLFRLLHFIWLYKARVGCTFKQRIGAAIAGMALSHTIGRAIIAGFIRKNQPFLRTPKCENQQAIVKGLLMAWEEALMLLGTILAAIGIVLKFGTDNPEMMVWVGALGIQALPYLAALYTSMVNVVPNVLPQIRWIPLGWGVRRRSVGLQVAGH